ATTCAATTTATACAACAGTTTATGCTCACATGTCTAAGTTTGCTAACATGATAAAAAGAGGTAAAAGAGTGAGACAAGGACAAACTATTGGCTATGTTGGATCAACTGGTAAATCAACTGGCCCACATCTTCATTATGAAGTTATTGTAAATGGCAAAAGGGTTAACTCACAAAAATTGAATTTGCCGTCTGGTAAAATTTTAAAAGGACAAAAAAGAATATTATTTGAAACAGAAAAAATAAAATTAGATGTATTAAAATCTGAAAAAATTATTGGTCTTTCTTAAACAGCTTTAATTTTTGATTCTTCTTCATGAGTATCATTAATCTCAGAATTATTGCTTAACATATTATCATTGCTGTTATTATTGATCTTATTTTTTTTTATCAAATCTTTTTCATTTAAAATTCTTTGAAAATGATCTGCATGTTGGAAATAATTTTCTGATAGTATTTTATCACCTGTTGATAGCGCTTCTCTTGCTAAATTACTATACTTTTCAATAAGTTTAGCTGCGTTATGATTATTTCTACCGGAGAATTTTCTTTGAAAATTTTCTGTATTCGAGAAGTTAGAATTAAACTTATTTTTATCAACTACATTACTTTTAAAAGATCTATCAGACCTTCTAAAATTGTTTCTTTTTCCATTATTATTTTTAAATGTGACCATAATATTTTAAATTTTTATGCTTGTTAAGCATCTATTTTTTTTACCAAAATCTTTAATAACTTTTTGAACAAAAAATCCATTATTTTTTAATATTTCTTTCACTTTATCTTTCTGATTATAACCAATCTCTAAAATTAGTTTTCCATTTTTTTTTAATAGTTTAGAGGATTTATTAATTACTTTTTTAATTTCAAATACTCCATCATTTCCTCCGTTAAGAGCATTTTCTGGTTCATAACCAATAACATCCTTCATTAAATTTTTTAAATCTGATCTACAAATATATGGAGGATTAGATACAATTAAATCATATTTACCTAAATTAAATTTGTCAATATCTGATTTATATAATTTTAATCTATTACTTAAATTCATTCTTTTTGAGTTAATTTTACATACTTCTAAGGCTTTTTGACTAACATCTATACCAGTTGCTTTTAAATGATTTAATTCATCTAAAATCGATAAAATGATACATCCAGAACCTACACCTATTTCTAAAAAATTATTTATTTTTTTTTTTTAAAATGCATAGAATTTCTTCAATTACAACTTCTGTATCAGGCCTTGGAATAAGTACTCTTTTATCTACATAAAACTCATTTTTCCAAAAATCCTTACTTTTTGTTAAATAAGCCATGGGTGTATGCAAGCTTCTTTTTTTAATTAAAGAAATATATCTTAAATAATCTTTTTTTTTGATCTGAAAACTTTGGTTTATTATTACAAATTCTTTTTTTTTTTGGAGTATTTGGCTCATTAAAATTTCAGAGTCTAAAGAAAAGGTTGGGATATTCTTTTTTTTTAAAATATTTGCTCCTTTTGTAATTACTTCTGATAACTTCATAACTTACTTAAACTTTCTTCTTGAGCTTGCAATGTCAACGTTTCAATCATTTCATCAAAAGCCTCTCCTTCTAAAAATTCCTCTAATTTATGTAGAGTTAGATTTATTCTATGATCTGTCACTCTTCCTTGTGGAAAATTATAAGTTCTAATTCTCTCAGATCTATCTCCTGTACCTATCTTAGTTTTTCTATCTTTAGATCTTTCTTGATCTATTCTTGATCTTTCGAATTCATAAATTCTAGATCTTAAAATTTTCATTCCTTTAGCTTTGTTTTTATGTTGAGATTTTTCATCTTGTTGAGAAACAGAAATTCCAGTAGGAATATGAGTTATCCTTACTGCACTGTCAGTTGTATTGACTGATTGTCCTCCTGGGCCACCAGCTCTAAAAACATCAATTCTTAAATCAGAGTCGTTAATCTTTACATCTACTTCCTCTGCTTCGGGCAATACAGCTACAGTTGCAGCTGATGTATGAACTCTTCCTTGAGTTTCTGTATCTGGTACTCTTTGAACTCTATGAACACCACTTTCATACTTTAATGTTGAGTAAATATTACTTCCTCTTATTGATGCTATTACTTCTTTTAAACCACCAGCTTCACTTTTTGATATTGATATTAATTCTAAACTCCATTTTTTTTTATTACATACTTTCTCATACATCTTGAAAAGATCTCCAGCAAATAAACTTGCTTCTAATCCTCCTGTACCTGCTCTTATTTCAATTATAGCGTTTTTTTTATCAGCCTCATCCTTTGGTAATAAAAAGAATTTTAATTTTTTTTCAGATTTATCATATTTAAGTTTTAATTCTTCTAATTCTTGTTCAGCCATAGATTTGATTTCGTTGTCACTTTCTTTATCATTTATAATTTTTTCTAAATCTATTTTTTCATTTTCAAAAGATATATAGCTCTTTGCTTCATCGATTATTTCATTTAAATCAGAATATTCCTTTGATTTTTCAGCAAACAATTTTTTATCAAGATTACTAGAGGATAGTTCTTTTTCTAAATTAGAATGTTTAGAAATTAGATCATCAATATTTTTTTTTGGTATCATGTGATATTTATTTTCTATTTCTGATCTCTAAAGCTTTTTCTTCAACTTTATCTATAACTTTAGATATAATGTCTTCTGAAATAACTCTTTCTGATTGGACACCAGATAAATAGAGCATGTTATTACCTTTTCCGCCACCTGTTATCCCAACATCTGTCATTGCAGCCTCTCCAGGTCCATTCACAACACAACCAATAACCGATAAAGTTACTGGCTCTTTAATGTGTGATAATTTTTCCTCTAAAATCTTAACTGTATCAATGACTTTAAATGCTTGTCTAGCGCATGATGGGCAAGATATGATTTTAACTCCTCTATTTCTTAAATTTAAAGATTTCAAAATTTCGTTACCAATTTTAACTTCTTCTACAGGATCGTCTGACAATGATACTCTAATAGTATCACCAATTCCGGCTAATAATAATTTACCCATTCCAATAGAAGATTTAATACTTCCTGACACAAACCCTCCAGCTTCGGTAATACCTAAATGTAAGGGATATTCTGTCTTTTCTGATAATTGTTCATAAGCTGAAATGGACAGAAAAACATCAGAAGATTTTACGCTTATCTTTAAATTATTAAAATTTTGATCTTCTAGTATCTTTACATTTCTTAAAGCACTTTCTACGAGTGCTTCGGGACATGGTTCTTTATATTTTTCTAAGATATCTTTTTCTAATGAACCAGCATTAACTCCTACTCGTATAGAGCAATCATTTGCAGCTGCAGCACTAACAACATCCTTAATCTTTTTTTCATCTCCAATATTGCCAGGATTAATTCGTAAACAATCTGCCCCATTTTCTGCAGCTTCAATTGCTCTTTGATAATGAAAATGAATGTCTGCCACGAGTGGTATTTCAATTTCTTTTTTTATAATTTTTAATGCATCTGTTGACTCTTTATCTGGACAAGAAACTCTAACTATATCAGCACCCGCTTCTTGTATTTTATGAATTTGTTTTATTGTAGAAATTGGATCAGAGGTCAATGTGTTTGTCATCGTTTGAACTGAGATTGGGTTTTCACCACCAATCTTTACGTTGCCAACATTTATAGTTTTGGTTTTTCTTCTTCTAATTTCTCTAAACGGTCGAATACTCATTAAAAATTAATCTAAGTTAAATTCTTTATGCAAACAAGCAACGGCTTTTTTTACATCTTTGTTTGAAATTAATACTGATATTTTGATTTCAGAGGTAGAAATGACCATAATATTTATCTTTTTTTGAGCTAATGATTTAAACATTCTGTATGTTATGCCAGGTGTAGTAATCATTCCAACACCAATTATTGATATTTTTGATAAGTTTTTATCGAATGCTAATTTTTTAAATTGAATTTTTTTATTATCCTTAACTAATTTTTCTGTTTTTTTTAAATCATCAGCTTTTATGGTGAATGTAATGTCAGTTTCTTTCTTATTTAATGAAATATTTTGTACAACCATATCTACATTGATTGAGTTATCAGATAATGGTTTAAATATTTCAGCAGCAACACCTGGTTTGTCCTTTACACCAACGATCGTTATTTTGGCATCATCTTTTGTGGAGGAAATTCCAGTTATTATCTGATCACTAAATGATTTTTTACTTCCAGTTATTAGTGTTCCATTTTTTTTAACAAAAGAAGATTTTACCAATATATCAATTTTATTTAATTTAGCATCTTGCACAGAAGTTGGTTGCATAACTTTTGAACCTAATGAAGACATTTCCAGCATCTCATCATAAAAAATTTTTTTTATTTTTTTGGCTTTTTTATTCATTCTTGGGTCTGTAGTATAAACACCATCTACATCTGTATAAATTATACATTCTTCTGCATTCAAAAATTTTGCTAACATTATTGCTGATGCGTCAGAACCACTTCTACCAATTGTTGTTATTCTAAAATTTGAATTAA
The DNA window shown above is from alpha proteobacterium HIMB5 and carries:
- a CDS encoding methyltransferase family protein (PFAM: Methyltransferase small domain~TIGRFAM: HemK family putative methylases) — protein: MNLSNRLKLYKSDIDKFNLGKYDLIVSNPPYICRSDLKNLMKDVIGYEPENALNGGNDGVFEIKKVINKSSKLLKKNGKLILEIGYNQKDKVKEILKNNGFFVQKVIKDFGKKNRCLTSIKI
- a CDS encoding bacterial peptide chain release factor 1 (bRF-1) (PFAM: PCRF domain; RF-1 domain~TIGRFAM: peptide chain release factor 1) gives rise to the protein MIPKKNIDDLISKHSNLEKELSSSNLDKKLFAEKSKEYSDLNEIIDEAKSYISFENEKIDLEKIINDKESDNEIKSMAEQELEELKLKYDKSEKKLKFFLLPKDEADKKNAIIEIRAGTGGLEASLFAGDLFKMYEKVCNKKKWSLELISISKSEAGGLKEVIASIRGSNIYSTLKYESGVHRVQRVPDTETQGRVHTSAATVAVLPEAEEVDVKINDSDLRIDVFRAGGPGGQSVNTTDSAVRITHIPTGISVSQQDEKSQHKNKAKGMKILRSRIYEFERSRIDQERSKDRKTKIGTGDRSERIRTYNFPQGRVTDHRINLTLHKLEEFLEGEAFDEMIETLTLQAQEESLSKL
- a CDS encoding 1-hydroxy-2-methyl-2-(E)-butenyl 4-diphosphate synthase (PFAM: GcpE protein~TIGRFAM: 1-hydroxy-2-methyl-2-(E)-butenyl 4-diphosphate synthase), with the translated sequence MSIRPFREIRRRKTKTINVGNVKIGGENPISVQTMTNTLTSDPISTIKQIHKIQEAGADIVRVSCPDKESTDALKIIKKEIEIPLVADIHFHYQRAIEAAENGADCLRINPGNIGDEKKIKDVVSAAAANDCSIRVGVNAGSLEKDILEKYKEPCPEALVESALRNVKILEDQNFNNLKISVKSSDVFLSISAYEQLSEKTEYPLHLGITEAGGFVSGSIKSSIGMGKLLLAGIGDTIRVSLSDDPVEEVKIGNEILKSLNLRNRGVKIISCPSCARQAFKVIDTVKILEEKLSHIKEPVTLSVIGCVVNGPGEAAMTDVGITGGGKGNNMLYLSGVQSERVISEDIISKVIDKVEEKALEIRNRK
- a CDS encoding aspartate kinase (PFAM: Amino acid kinase family; ACT domain~TIGRFAM: aspartate kinase, monofunctional class; aspartate kinase) yields the protein MRSKTIVLKFGGTSVGSIERIKIVSKIILSHKSKNTKVAVISSAMSGVTNKLIKTTKSISNNFDSAEYDTLLSTGEQAACALIAGNLKSLGHNSRSWLSWQLPILTEGNHSNARISNIKTKDIKNYMNEGGIPIVAGFQGINSNFRITTIGRSGSDASAIMLAKFLNAEECIIYTDVDGVYTTDPRMNKKAKKIKKIFYDEMLEMSSLGSKVMQPTSVQDAKLNKIDILVKSSFVKKNGTLITGSKKSFSDQIITGISSTKDDAKITIVGVKDKPGVAAEIFKPLSDNSINVDMVVQNISLNKKETDITFTIKADDLKKTEKLVKDNKKIQFKKLAFDKNLSKISIIGVGMITTPGITYRMFKSLAQKKINIMVISTSEIKISVLISNKDVKKAVACLHKEFNLD